The bacterium genome window below encodes:
- a CDS encoding ATP-grasp domain-containing protein, translating into MGKAMSGIHRLLIANRGEIASRIIATCHRMGIDTVALAAPGDETLPYAAQATYCHLLSGATLAETYLNIPAIIQAAKQHKADAIHPGYGFLSENAAFAEAVKKAGLIWVGPPAKSIRAMGSKAAARQCATKLGIPVVPGYDGEAQDEKTLLKEAARIGFPLLVKAAAGGGGKGMRVVEEKSALATAIALAKSESKTSFGDDRLILERYLTRPRHIEIQLMADTHGTVLAIGARDCSIQRRHQKVLEESPAPNLPATMLAEMESAAIRLAKNIGYTGAGTIELMLEESSGEWFFLEMNTRLQVEHPVTELVHGLDLVAMQLAVASGEKLPKTIPPARGHAIEARLCAEDPDAGFLPSTGMIEHLVLPNLPGIRYDVGYAAGHAITPQYDPMIGKIIAYGTTREEARQRLLHALRSIIMVGPATNRDYLCRLLAHPAFAKAKLSTGFITEHEKKLTRPPLSQSQRAALLAAHLLSDASPGAVGAAHTTQHTVWQQIGKLHG; encoded by the coding sequence ATGGGTAAAGCCATGAGCGGCATCCATCGTTTGCTGATCGCCAATCGCGGGGAAATCGCCAGCCGCATCATCGCCACCTGTCACCGCATGGGCATCGATACCGTCGCGCTCGCCGCCCCGGGTGACGAAACCCTTCCCTATGCCGCGCAGGCCACCTATTGCCACCTGCTTTCAGGCGCAACGCTGGCGGAAACCTACCTGAACATCCCCGCCATTATCCAGGCCGCCAAACAGCATAAGGCCGATGCCATCCATCCCGGTTACGGCTTCCTGTCCGAGAACGCCGCCTTTGCCGAGGCGGTGAAAAAAGCGGGCCTCATCTGGGTCGGCCCTCCCGCAAAAAGCATCCGCGCCATGGGCTCCAAAGCAGCCGCCCGCCAGTGCGCAACCAAGCTCGGCATCCCGGTGGTGCCCGGTTACGACGGCGAGGCGCAGGATGAAAAAACCCTGCTGAAAGAGGCCGCCCGCATCGGCTTTCCTCTGCTCGTCAAGGCTGCGGCCGGCGGCGGTGGCAAGGGCATGCGCGTGGTGGAGGAAAAATCCGCCCTTGCCACCGCCATTGCCTTGGCGAAATCCGAAAGCAAAACCTCCTTCGGCGACGACCGCCTGATTCTCGAGCGCTACCTCACCCGCCCCCGCCACATCGAAATTCAACTGATGGCCGACACACACGGCACCGTCCTCGCCATCGGCGCGCGCGACTGTTCCATCCAGCGCCGCCACCAGAAGGTGCTGGAAGAATCCCCCGCCCCCAACCTCCCCGCCACCATGCTGGCGGAGATGGAATCCGCCGCCATCCGTCTGGCGAAAAACATCGGCTATACCGGCGCGGGCACCATCGAGCTGATGCTGGAGGAATCCAGCGGCGAATGGTTTTTCCTGGAAATGAACACCCGCCTGCAGGTGGAACATCCCGTCACCGAACTTGTCCACGGGCTTGATCTGGTTGCCATGCAGCTTGCCGTCGCCTCTGGTGAAAAACTCCCCAAAACCATCCCCCCAGCCCGCGGCCATGCCATCGAGGCACGCCTCTGCGCCGAGGACCCCGACGCGGGCTTTCTCCCCTCCACCGGGATGATCGAGCATCTCGTGCTGCCGAACCTGCCGGGCATCCGTTACGATGTCGGTTACGCGGCCGGTCATGCCATCACCCCGCAATATGACCCCATGATCGGCAAGATTATCGCCTATGGCACCACGCGGGAGGAAGCACGCCAGCGCCTGCTGCACGCGCTCCGCTCCATCATCATGGTCGGCCCCGCCACCAACCGCGACTACCTCTGCCGCCTGCTCGCGCACCCGGCATTCGCTAAAGCAAAACTTTCCACCGGCTTTATTACCGAACATGAGAAGAAACTCACCAGGCCTCCCCTCTCGCAATCCCAACGTGCCGCACTGCTAGCCGCGCACCTTCTCTCGGATGCATCCCCGGGCGCAGTAGGCGCCGCCCACACAACACAACACACCGTCTGGCAGCAGATTGGAAAACTCCATGGCTGA
- a CDS encoding enoyl-CoA hydratase/isomerase family protein (Catalyzes the reversible hydration of unsaturated fatty acyl-CoA to beta-hydroxyacyl-CoA): MAQFTTILLEVNEKGVATVTLNRPDVHNAFDATMIIELTKAADLLEKDPAVHLVVLRGAGKSFCAGGDMNWLRDVKAFTPEESEADSQRLARLFDHWQQLSRPVIGVAQGASLGGGTGLVSICDYVLADANATFGLTEARLGLVPAVISPYVMAKIGPSHARALFTSGIRISADRARAIGLVHEVASHGLEDRVDMIINEYLKCGPQAMRHAKHLVGELLKLAPHGHDSVQRHTIRLITELRQSAEAQEGLDAALAKRAPAWVKP; this comes from the coding sequence ATGGCACAGTTTACGACCATTTTGCTTGAAGTGAACGAAAAAGGCGTGGCCACCGTCACGCTCAACCGCCCCGATGTGCATAACGCCTTCGATGCCACGATGATTATCGAGCTCACCAAGGCTGCCGACCTGCTGGAAAAAGACCCCGCCGTGCATCTGGTTGTTCTACGCGGCGCAGGCAAAAGCTTCTGCGCGGGTGGGGACATGAACTGGCTGCGCGATGTCAAAGCCTTCACGCCCGAGGAAAGCGAGGCCGACAGCCAGCGCCTTGCCCGGCTCTTCGATCATTGGCAGCAGCTTTCCCGCCCCGTCATCGGCGTGGCGCAGGGGGCCAGCCTCGGCGGTGGCACGGGCCTCGTCAGCATTTGCGATTATGTGCTGGCCGATGCCAACGCCACCTTCGGCCTCACGGAAGCGCGACTCGGCCTGGTGCCCGCCGTCATCTCTCCTTACGTCATGGCCAAAATCGGCCCGAGCCATGCGCGCGCGCTCTTCACCAGCGGCATCCGCATCTCGGCCGACCGCGCCCGCGCCATCGGCCTGGTGCATGAAGTAGCCTCGCATGGGTTGGAAGACCGGGTCGATATGATCATCAACGAATATCTCAAATGCGGCCCGCAGGCCATGCGCCATGCCAAACATCTGGTGGGCGAACTTCTCAAGCTCGCCCCGCACGGCCATGACAGCGTGCAGCGCCATACCATCCGCCTCATCACCGAGCTCCGCCAAAGCGCCGAGGCGCAGGAAGGCCTGGATGCCGCCCTCGCCAAACGCGCACCCGCATGGGTAAAGCCATGA
- a CDS encoding O-methyltransferase — MMRNDDESLNAYLAMLHPLDEFGRVVAEHAKEAGHYHMQLSAAEARFLALLVKLKQPRMVVEFGCFMGFSAISMARAMPVDGRLITWEKNPNFARQGREHVAQAGLSERVTVMEGDARASLEGFVPPVPLEMVFIDADKAAYPAYLDWAEKHLVPGGLLVGDNTLLFGHAPKTTQPEGVSKAQWEGMRRFNAEVMRRFDGCLLPTIEGMVVALKR, encoded by the coding sequence ATGATGCGCAATGACGATGAGAGTTTGAATGCATACCTTGCCATGCTGCACCCGCTGGATGAGTTTGGCCGTGTCGTTGCTGAACATGCAAAGGAGGCCGGGCATTACCATATGCAGCTATCGGCGGCGGAGGCGAGGTTTCTGGCTTTGCTGGTAAAGCTCAAGCAGCCGCGCATGGTGGTGGAGTTTGGGTGTTTTATGGGTTTTTCCGCCATATCCATGGCGCGCGCCATGCCGGTAGATGGCAGGCTGATTACCTGGGAGAAGAACCCGAATTTCGCGCGGCAGGGGCGCGAGCACGTCGCACAGGCGGGCCTGAGCGAGCGGGTGACCGTGATGGAAGGGGATGCGCGGGCGAGCCTGGAAGGGTTCGTGCCGCCAGTACCGCTTGAGATGGTGTTCATTGATGCCGATAAGGCGGCTTACCCGGCTTATCTGGACTGGGCGGAGAAGCACCTGGTCCCGGGCGGGCTGCTGGTGGGGGACAACACGCTTCTGTTCGGTCATGCGCCGAAAACCACACAGCCCGAAGGCGTCAGCAAGGCGCAATGGGAAGGGATGCGGCGGTTCAATGCGGAAGTGATGAGGCGTTTCGACGGCTGCCTGCTGCCGACCATCGAAGGGATGGTGGTGGCACTGAAGCGTTAG
- the virB9 gene encoding P-type conjugative transfer protein VirB9 — protein sequence MKAWKQLFLLPVLALAVLTPSLALAQRIPVPIPSDRRIRTVVYSPNEVVKFVGHYNYQTSIEFEEGEEIQTISIGDSIAWQLTPVNNRLFLKPVEQAADTNMTLVTNRRSYLFELHARETESMNDPSMVFTLRFVYPDSTLGNVSNYYRQEALPDLQRESYKYNFNYSIAGDARNIEPIRVFDDGRFTYFEFPHSMPELPAIFMVDSANRESIINFRIRGTYMVVERIASRFTLRQGADVICVFNERMPQPKAPEAKKE from the coding sequence ATGAAAGCATGGAAACAGCTGTTCCTCTTGCCGGTTCTTGCCCTCGCCGTCCTGACGCCATCCCTGGCACTGGCGCAACGCATTCCCGTCCCCATCCCATCCGACCGCCGCATACGCACCGTGGTTTATAGCCCGAACGAAGTGGTGAAATTCGTCGGCCATTACAATTACCAGACCAGTATCGAGTTTGAAGAAGGCGAGGAGATCCAGACCATCTCCATCGGCGATTCCATTGCCTGGCAGCTTACTCCCGTCAACAACCGGCTGTTCCTGAAACCGGTCGAGCAGGCGGCCGATACCAACATGACCCTGGTCACCAACCGCCGCTCCTACCTGTTCGAGCTCCATGCGCGCGAAACGGAATCCATGAACGACCCCTCCATGGTCTTCACCCTGCGCTTCGTCTATCCGGATTCCACCCTGGGCAACGTGAGCAACTATTACCGCCAGGAAGCCCTGCCCGACCTTCAGCGCGAATCCTATAAATACAACTTCAACTATTCCATCGCCGGCGACGCCCGCAACATCGAACCCATTCGCGTGTTCGACGACGGCCGCTTCACCTATTTCGAATTCCCCCATTCCATGCCGGAACTTCCCGCCATCTTCATGGTGGATTCCGCCAACCGCGAATCCATCATCAACTTCCGCATCCGCGGCACCTACATGGTGGTGGAGCGCATTGCCTCGCGCTTCACGCTCCGCCAGGGCGCGGATGTGATCTGCGTCTTCAACGAGCGCATGCCCCAGCCCAAAGCGCCGGAAGCCAAAAAGGAATAA
- a CDS encoding MBL fold metallo-hydrolase codes for MTATLLGCGSSSGVPLIGCHCVACSSPNPKNNRSRASLLVDARSTGANKATRLLIDTSPDLRQQALKHNITTVDGILFTHDHADHTHGIDDVRSFNYHRSGIVPAWADAVTIATLRERFGYVFRPPKPEFGWYAPALDFRQIPDPLTPFEAAGIPVIPFWQDHGRVRSLGFRIGNLAYSTDAKALDETAFGILQGVDTWIVDCLKETPTWSHSHLEQTLEWIERVKPRRAILTHMSHELEYEALSTKLPPGTEPSYDGMVITL; via the coding sequence ATCACCGCCACCCTGCTGGGCTGCGGTTCCTCTTCCGGCGTCCCGCTGATTGGCTGTCATTGCGTGGCCTGCAGCTCCCCAAACCCCAAAAATAACCGGTCCAGAGCCTCTTTGCTGGTGGACGCGCGCTCAACGGGAGCGAATAAGGCCACCCGCCTGCTTATCGACACCTCGCCAGACCTCCGCCAACAGGCCCTCAAACATAACATCACCACCGTGGATGGCATTCTGTTCACCCATGACCATGCCGACCATACCCACGGCATCGACGACGTGCGCAGCTTCAATTACCACCGCTCCGGCATCGTCCCCGCCTGGGCGGATGCTGTGACCATTGCCACCCTGAGGGAACGCTTCGGCTACGTCTTTCGCCCGCCGAAACCGGAATTCGGCTGGTACGCCCCTGCACTGGATTTTCGGCAGATTCCCGACCCGCTCACGCCGTTTGAGGCAGCAGGCATCCCGGTTATTCCCTTCTGGCAGGATCACGGCAGAGTCAGAAGCCTGGGTTTTCGCATCGGCAATTTAGCCTATTCCACCGATGCGAAAGCCCTCGACGAAACGGCCTTCGGCATTCTGCAGGGCGTGGATACCTGGATCGTGGATTGCCTCAAGGAAACCCCGACCTGGAGCCACTCACACCTGGAGCAGACCCTGGAATGGATCGAGCGCGTCAAACCCCGCCGCGCCATCCTCACCCATATGTCGCATGAGCTGGAATACGAAGCCCTGAGCACCAAACTGCCGCCGGGCACGGAGCCCAGCTATGACGGCATGGTGATCACGCTTTGA
- a CDS encoding YchF/TatD family DNA exonuclease: MLIDSHCHLNYPDFAPDYADMLARAGNAGVGLMQTICTKMEEFPTVLAIAEANSTIYCSIGVHPHHAGEGEMVTTAELLEKSAHPKVIGLGETGLDYYYEHSPREAQRESFRRHIAASQQNGLPIIVHTRDADDDTLAILEETQNAAPFPALIHCFSSSRALAEHCLNMGIYISLSGILTFKKAEELRATAKDIPLNRILIETDAPYLAPIPYRGKRNEPAYVKEVAQCLAELRGVSAEEIGHATTENFFRLFKKATRP, from the coding sequence ATGCTCATCGATTCCCACTGCCACCTGAATTATCCTGACTTCGCCCCGGATTATGCCGACATGCTGGCCCGCGCGGGCAATGCGGGTGTCGGCCTGATGCAGACCATCTGCACCAAAATGGAGGAATTCCCTACTGTTCTGGCCATAGCAGAGGCCAATTCTACCATCTATTGTTCCATCGGCGTGCATCCCCACCATGCGGGAGAAGGGGAAATGGTCACGACAGCCGAATTACTGGAAAAAAGCGCCCATCCCAAGGTCATCGGCCTGGGCGAAACGGGGCTGGACTACTATTACGAACATTCCCCGCGCGAGGCCCAGCGCGAGAGCTTCCGCCGCCACATCGCCGCCAGCCAGCAAAACGGGCTTCCCATCATCGTCCACACCCGCGATGCCGATGACGATACCCTCGCCATTCTGGAAGAAACACAGAATGCAGCCCCTTTTCCGGCCCTCATCCACTGTTTCAGCTCAAGCCGTGCCTTGGCGGAACACTGCTTGAACATGGGCATTTACATTTCGCTTTCCGGTATTCTCACTTTCAAAAAAGCCGAAGAGCTGCGCGCCACCGCAAAAGACATACCGCTCAACCGCATCCTGATTGAAACCGACGCTCCCTACCTCGCCCCCATCCCCTATCGCGGCAAACGCAACGAACCTGCCTATGTGAAGGAAGTCGCCCAATGCCTGGCGGAACTAAGAGGGGTTTCGGCAGAGGAAATCGGCCATGCCACGACGGAGAATTTTTTCCGGCTCTTTAAAAAAGCGACGCGTCCCTAG
- a CDS encoding methionine--tRNA ligase — protein MTKPFYITTPIYYVNDVPHLGHAYTTIACDVLARWHRAMGEEVYFLTGTDEHGQKVQRSAEKAGIAPQAFVDKNAARFKDLLGAIGATNNDFIRTTEDRHKQGAQAFWKAIDNNGAIYKSSYSGWYATRDEAYYDEKELIQSPTGEKLAPTGAPVEWMEEESYFFRLSSFQDRLLKFYEDNPDFVYPQSRFNEVKSFVKSGLQDLSISRTSFSWGIPVPGDEKHVMYVWLDALANYLTAIGYPDNNYKKYWPAIHMVGKDILRFHAVYWPAFLMAANIEPPKRVIAHGWWTINGEKMSKSIGNVIDPFKLIEQYGLDYVRYFLLREVPFGNDGDFSHEAMITRCNAELANNLGNLAQRSLSMMVKNCDGKIPARDAAVTSAYGPKRGNVLADMQRYMTGPDSPNFTLALEQLRLAGDEANAFIDTEAPWTLKKTDPARMAAVLAELAETIGTITPLLAPFTPGAAATVAGNLGLAETPFIGQPLSLGGTPLEAPKPAFPRLEAAQS, from the coding sequence ATGACCAAACCCTTCTACATCACCACGCCGATTTACTACGTCAACGACGTGCCGCACCTCGGTCATGCCTACACCACCATCGCCTGCGACGTGCTGGCCCGCTGGCACCGCGCCATGGGCGAGGAGGTCTATTTCCTCACCGGCACCGACGAACATGGCCAGAAAGTCCAGCGCTCGGCGGAAAAAGCGGGCATCGCCCCCCAGGCATTTGTGGACAAAAATGCCGCCCGCTTCAAAGATCTGCTCGGCGCCATCGGCGCCACCAACAACGATTTCATCCGCACCACGGAAGATCGTCACAAACAAGGCGCCCAGGCCTTCTGGAAGGCCATCGACAATAACGGCGCCATCTACAAAAGCAGCTATTCCGGCTGGTACGCCACGCGCGACGAAGCCTATTACGACGAAAAAGAACTCATCCAGAGCCCGACCGGCGAAAAACTCGCCCCCACCGGCGCTCCGGTGGAATGGATGGAAGAGGAAAGCTACTTCTTCCGCCTTTCCTCCTTTCAGGATCGCCTGCTGAAATTCTACGAGGACAACCCCGATTTCGTTTACCCGCAAAGCCGCTTCAACGAGGTGAAAAGCTTCGTCAAAAGCGGGTTGCAGGATCTCTCCATTTCCCGCACCAGCTTCTCCTGGGGCATCCCCGTTCCGGGCGACGAGAAGCACGTCATGTATGTCTGGCTGGATGCGCTCGCCAACTACCTTACCGCCATCGGCTACCCCGACAACAATTACAAAAAATACTGGCCCGCCATCCACATGGTCGGCAAGGACATCCTTCGTTTCCATGCCGTCTACTGGCCCGCCTTCCTTATGGCCGCCAACATCGAGCCGCCCAAACGCGTCATCGCCCACGGCTGGTGGACCATCAACGGCGAGAAAATGTCCAAATCCATCGGCAACGTCATCGATCCCTTCAAGCTCATCGAGCAATACGGGCTGGATTACGTGCGCTACTTTCTCCTGCGCGAAGTCCCCTTCGGCAATGACGGCGATTTTTCGCACGAAGCCATGATCACCCGCTGCAATGCCGAACTGGCCAATAACCTCGGCAACCTCGCCCAGCGCAGCCTCTCCATGATGGTGAAGAACTGCGACGGCAAAATCCCCGCGCGCGATGCCGCCGTCACCAGTGCCTACGGCCCCAAACGCGGCAACGTGCTGGCCGACATGCAGCGCTACATGACCGGCCCGGATTCTCCCAACTTCACCCTCGCCCTCGAACAGCTTCGCCTCGCGGGCGACGAAGCCAACGCCTTCATCGATACCGAGGCCCCCTGGACCCTGAAAAAGACCGATCCCGCCCGCATGGCTGCCGTACTGGCCGAACTGGCCGAAACCATCGGTACGATTACCCCCTTGCTGGCCCCCTTCACCCCGGGCGCCGCCGCCACCGTTGCAGGAAATCTCGGTTTGGCCGAAACCCCCTTCATCGGCCAGCCCCTCTCCCTGGGCGGCACCCCGCTGGAAGCCCCGAAACCCGCCTTCCCCCGTCTGGAAGCCGCGCAAAGCTAG
- a CDS encoding DNA polymerase III subunit delta', with the protein MARATKKAVKEEPSLAIPHPRRVRALYGHAGAVAAFEQAWSAGRLAHGWLITGPRGVGKATFAYHIARRVLAAQATDTVLPPEPDENHPISRRVAEQSHADLRVIAPTAEGGVVLDEKKKPSHDITIDQIRTLSDFMHLKAGEGAWRVVIVDPAENMNPSAANALLKMLEEPPPRVLMLLISHSPGQLLPTIRSRCRVLGLPPLSPLDAARVTDAYTGELNGDDHLLLHTLSEGSPGQALQLLNLDGLALYKSILDAMSKGMSEHATMQLAEKLAAKAEEDRWPLITNLARQLLHHVAMTAEGSTPPAMPAQEQASLTRIAARHSLSHWLHHYDDITRLLHQDGILHLDRRMLLSQLFSA; encoded by the coding sequence ATGGCCAGAGCCACTAAAAAGGCGGTTAAGGAAGAACCTTCGCTAGCCATCCCCCACCCGCGCCGCGTGCGTGCGCTTTACGGCCATGCCGGCGCTGTCGCAGCCTTTGAACAAGCCTGGTCCGCGGGCCGCCTGGCCCATGGCTGGCTCATCACCGGCCCTAGGGGCGTCGGCAAGGCCACCTTCGCCTATCACATCGCCCGTCGCGTGCTGGCCGCGCAGGCAACCGATACCGTGCTGCCGCCTGAGCCGGATGAGAACCACCCCATCAGCCGCCGCGTCGCCGAGCAAAGCCATGCGGACCTGCGCGTCATCGCCCCCACCGCCGAAGGCGGCGTGGTGCTGGACGAGAAGAAAAAACCCTCGCACGACATCACCATTGATCAGATACGTACCCTGTCCGATTTCATGCACCTCAAAGCGGGCGAAGGCGCATGGCGCGTGGTGATTGTCGACCCCGCCGAGAACATGAACCCTAGTGCCGCCAATGCCCTGCTGAAAATGCTGGAAGAACCGCCCCCCAGGGTGCTGATGCTGCTCATCAGCCATTCACCCGGCCAGCTTTTACCCACCATCCGTTCGCGCTGCCGCGTCCTTGGTCTGCCACCCTTGTCACCGTTAGATGCCGCCCGCGTGACCGATGCCTACACCGGCGAACTGAACGGCGACGACCATCTGCTGCTGCACACGCTTTCCGAAGGCAGCCCCGGCCAGGCGCTTCAATTGCTGAACCTCGATGGGCTCGCCCTCTATAAATCGATACTGGATGCCATGAGCAAAGGCATGAGCGAGCACGCCACCATGCAGCTGGCTGAAAAACTCGCCGCCAAGGCCGAGGAAGACCGCTGGCCGCTGATCACCAACCTGGCCCGCCAGCTATTGCACCATGTCGCCATGACCGCCGAAGGCAGCACCCCACCTGCCATGCCCGCGCAAGAGCAAGCGTCGCTCACCCGCATCGCCGCTCGCCATTCCCTCTCCCATTGGCTTCATCATTACGATGACATCACCCGCCTGCTGCATCAGGATGGTATTTTACACCTTGATCGGCGCATGCTGCTCAGCCAGCTTTTCTCGGCTTAG
- a CDS encoding dTMP kinase, with protein sequence MTESSSKKGYFITLEGGEGVGKSTQARRLAGWLEQAGHDVVLTREPGGSKGAEAIRDLLLAPKDEPLSPKAELLLFLAARADHVEKIIQPALAAGKVVICDRFMDSTVAYQGAASQLGSEYAWAVYRTTIGDIMPDLTLIIDLPPEEGLKRAVASGKRSEDDRFESESQNFHEKVRESFHALAKAEPQRCVMIEGGKQLSEVTQALKAAIGERLGLPHGQSH encoded by the coding sequence ATGACCGAATCCTCTTCAAAAAAAGGCTATTTCATCACGCTGGAAGGCGGGGAAGGCGTGGGCAAATCCACCCAGGCGCGTCGCCTGGCGGGCTGGCTTGAACAAGCCGGACACGATGTGGTGCTGACGCGTGAACCCGGCGGCAGCAAAGGAGCGGAAGCCATTCGCGACCTGCTGCTGGCCCCCAAGGATGAGCCCCTCTCCCCCAAGGCGGAGCTGTTGCTCTTCCTTGCCGCGCGCGCCGACCATGTGGAAAAAATCATCCAGCCCGCGCTCGCCGCAGGCAAGGTGGTCATCTGCGATCGCTTCATGGATTCCACCGTGGCCTATCAGGGCGCGGCCAGCCAGCTCGGCAGCGAATATGCCTGGGCCGTTTACCGCACCACCATCGGCGACATTATGCCCGATCTCACCCTCATCATCGACCTTCCGCCTGAAGAAGGCCTCAAACGCGCCGTCGCCAGCGGCAAGCGCAGCGAGGATGACCGCTTCGAGTCCGAGTCCCAAAACTTCCATGAGAAAGTTCGCGAAAGTTTCCACGCGCTTGCCAAAGCCGAGCCGCAGCGCTGCGTGATGATCGAAGGCGGCAAACAGCTCAGCGAAGTGACCCAGGCCCTCAAGGCCGCCATTGGCGAAAGGCTGGGGCTGCCCCATGGCCAGAGCCACTAA
- a CDS encoding HNH endonuclease, giving the protein MDQRLSSLHTLVLNADFRPVSYFPLSTCTWQEAIKALFMGRVTVVSEYETEVHSPSVSIKIPSVVVLRRYVPSNPSRPPMTRHNILLRDKYECQYCGDIFPPRALTLDHVIPRSRGGISSWENLVAACHPCNTFKGDKLPGIHWDRPLNEPVMPTARQLQKHAKIVAAYNFPESWESYLQ; this is encoded by the coding sequence ATGGATCAGAGATTATCCAGCTTGCATACCCTGGTGCTGAATGCCGATTTTCGGCCCGTGAGTTATTTTCCCTTATCAACCTGCACTTGGCAGGAAGCCATCAAGGCCCTGTTCATGGGCCGCGTCACCGTTGTGTCGGAATATGAAACCGAGGTACATTCCCCATCGGTCAGCATCAAAATCCCAAGCGTGGTGGTGCTTAGGCGCTATGTGCCCAGCAACCCGAGCCGCCCGCCCATGACGCGGCATAACATCCTTCTGCGCGATAAATACGAATGCCAATATTGCGGCGACATCTTCCCCCCGCGCGCCCTGACGCTGGATCATGTCATCCCCCGCTCGCGCGGCGGGATATCCTCATGGGAAAACCTGGTGGCCGCCTGCCATCCTTGCAACACCTTCAAAGGCGACAAGCTCCCCGGTATTCATTGGGACAGGCCGCTGAACGAGCCCGTCATGCCCACCGCGCGGCAATTGCAGAAACACGCCAAAATCGTGGCGGCATATAATTTTCCCGAGAGCTGGGAAAGCTATTTACAGTAA
- the rsmD gene encoding 16S rRNA (guanine(966)-N(2))-methyltransferase RsmD: MSLRILAGKWRGRALTMSAGKAVRPTASRVRESMFNLLTHHRILERLDHPGLTGARIADICAGCGALGFEALSRGAAHVTFVDQSRASLELVRKNAAMLEASDIHTVQCHAAQLPRVVEPFDTILMDPPYGKNLGIPILQSLLQQGWLAPHTLLLLETGSREPLNLPEPFNLVDSRTYGAATLHVIVTAHNI; this comes from the coding sequence ATGAGCCTTCGCATCCTCGCAGGCAAATGGCGTGGTCGCGCGCTCACCATGTCCGCGGGCAAGGCCGTGCGCCCCACTGCTTCCCGCGTGCGGGAATCCATGTTCAATCTTCTGACCCATCACCGCATTCTGGAAAGGCTCGACCATCCCGGCCTCACCGGCGCGCGCATCGCGGATATCTGCGCAGGTTGCGGAGCATTGGGGTTCGAGGCCCTATCGCGCGGCGCCGCCCATGTCACCTTTGTCGATCAGTCCCGCGCCAGTCTGGAGCTGGTCCGCAAAAACGCGGCCATGCTGGAAGCCTCCGACATTCATACCGTTCAATGCCACGCCGCCCAGTTGCCGCGCGTGGTGGAACCGTTCGACACCATCCTGATGGACCCGCCTTACGGAAAAAATCTGGGCATTCCCATCCTGCAATCGCTGCTTCAGCAGGGCTGGCTGGCCCCTCACACCCTGCTTCTGCTGGAAACCGGCAGCCGGGAACCGCTCAATCTGCCGGAACCCTTTAACCTGGTAGACAGCCGAACCTATGGTGCGGCCACCTTGCATGTCATCGTCACCGCACACAATATATAG
- a CDS encoding alpha/beta hydrolase, which yields MIRPMTVLTTFAGIILTIYVAIVVGLFFAQRVLMYHPNKSLADPGEYNLPGVTLQRLNTADGETLVSWFAGAKAGKPTILYFHGNAAHLGNRADKFRAFVDAGYGLLAVSYRGYGGSTGSPSEEGLFNDARAGLAFLESKGLKHGDLIYYGESLGTGVAVKLASERSPRLLMLEAPYTSVAGRAQEIYAYVPVRYLIRDVYDSFSTIKQVHAPLVIIHGEDDITIPAAHGRALLAAANEPKTGIFLPHIGHTDFPTATLVDTLSQRLTVTGGEP from the coding sequence ATGATCAGACCAATGACAGTGCTCACAACATTCGCCGGCATCATTCTGACCATTTATGTGGCCATCGTCGTGGGCCTTTTCTTCGCCCAGCGCGTCTTGATGTACCATCCCAACAAAAGCCTTGCCGATCCGGGAGAATACAATCTTCCCGGCGTAACGCTGCAACGGCTGAACACCGCGGATGGCGAAACCCTTGTCTCCTGGTTTGCCGGGGCCAAAGCCGGCAAGCCCACCATCCTCTATTTCCATGGCAACGCCGCCCACCTTGGCAATCGCGCCGATAAGTTCCGCGCCTTTGTCGATGCCGGTTACGGCCTGTTGGCCGTCAGCTACCGCGGCTATGGCGGCTCCACCGGCAGCCCCAGTGAGGAAGGCCTTTTCAACGATGCCCGCGCAGGCCTTGCCTTTCTGGAAAGCAAAGGCCTGAAACACGGCGATCTTATCTATTATGGCGAATCGCTGGGCACCGGCGTTGCCGTCAAACTGGCCTCGGAACGATCGCCCAGGCTCCTGATGCTGGAAGCCCCCTACACTTCCGTCGCCGGTCGTGCGCAGGAGATCTACGCCTATGTTCCCGTGCGCTACCTGATACGGGATGTCTACGACTCCTTCTCCACTATAAAGCAGGTCCATGCACCGCTGGTGATCATCCATGGCGAGGACGATATCACCATACCCGCTGCTCATGGGCGCGCGCTGCTGGCCGCCGCCAACGAGCCTAAAACCGGCATTTTCCTGCCCCATATCGGCCATACGGATTTTCCGACCGCCACCCTGGTGGACACCCTCTCCCAACGTCTGACTGTCACGGGGGGGGAACCATGA